In the Pocillopora verrucosa isolate sample1 chromosome 4, ASM3666991v2, whole genome shotgun sequence genome, TTAAATCGTGTGGAAAGGGGTGGGGAAGAACATCTTGCTTGATTCGACGACCGACCCCCTTCCCTCCCCGCTTAGAAAAAGAATTATTGACATAAGGAATTACGAGCCACCCCTTGAGAGTGAAAATTAGAAAGTCGCTCACGAATTTCCCATTTCGGGGTCAAATGAGAACCGAAATGTAACGTCAAAAGTTCTCGATTGAATTCAAACCGTCATGAGCCTCAGAGGACGCGAATTCTCAAAACCAAACATTCAAGTGAACAAAGATCAAGAGACAAGCAGTTCGTACACCATCTCACTCTCTCTCTTTTAACCTGCAGAACAGGCAAACGCAAGGCGAGCGCGAAGCGCGATTCACGCACAAGTAGAGTAGCGCCTCCCCTCGCGCGTGAGTCGCGCATGCCTCACCCTTACCTATGTTTgcgttaaaaattcaaaacaattactCCCGTTCTGCAGGTTAGTCTCTTTCGTCTAAGAAATGGAGCAGTTACATTAAAACCGTGCTTGCTTTCCCCACCTACACTACTCATCTATTTCTTCGCAGAAAACCATTGTAAGGCTATCAAAATAGAATTTGAAATCTTCTTCCTAATAGCTTCATCTTGCGGACCTCCACCTCTTCCAAGCAATGCTGCCATTCGCTCTGAGTCAACAAAGCCAACATCAAGCGGTTACAGCAAAGGAACCGTAATATTATACACTTGTAAGCCAGGATATCAACGCTTGTCTGGCCTTGTTCTTGTTAAGTGCCTAGGAACAACGTGGACGAAGTTAACCTTTACTTGTGTAGGCAAGTACAATTAGTTACGAAAATGAAATTACGCCATAATACTGCCAAATCATTTGCAACTTAAAGGATAGCCTTGCGTGACTCCTCGCTTGATTGCACACATGTGAAGCGTCTTAAATAGCCGGTGACAAAGGCGTGCTTCATTAGACTTTATCCCTTTCTTGTGCTCGCACTAACGTAACACCTTCCTTTCGAGTTTTGAGTGGAAAAAATTCTACAATTTGGCCAAGCCGCATGGATACTGACAATAGAAATGTATATATCAGTACCTTTTATACTTTTCACAATGTTTCATTCATGTTACAGTCgtcgttttgaaaaaaatagtgagaattcttttgatttttagCTTCGAAAGAGTGCCGAAGCCCACGTGTGCCCAAAAATGGTAAAAGATTTGGAAGTGCTTACTCTGTAGGTCAAAGGGTTAGATTTTCATGTGAAACCGGATTTGTCTTGCAAGGAGCAGCAGTTATAGAGtgcttgaaaaataaaacctgGAACAAAGCAGCGCCTACATGCGAAGgtaaaaacgacaaaaaaacgACAACAGAAACAGTGACTGTCTAAATAAATATCGAAGACTAACAACCATAGAGGTATCACTAAAAACGAAAAACGGAGAGTAAAAATGCCGATGAAATGGCAAATACGCCCATTACTTAAGAAAATTTGGGTCCTTTTTTTTAAGCGCAGCGAAAAATGATGAGTAAAATAAACGTTCTTAATACAATTTCTAACAGCAAACACATTGAATCAACACAAGAGACCATGAGCCCGTTGAGCAGCATGAAGACGCCCAAAGTTCAGCTACCCTTCAGTGACTAACGTTTGGACCTGTTAGAAATTGTCAGCATAACGAAAACCTTTAAAAGATATCATGAACGTTTATCTCTTaattcctttaatttttatcattttggtAGTTGTTGACTGTGGAAGTCTGCCAGATCCAGCCCATGggatgaaaatcaaggaaactaAAACTACATTCGGTGGTAGAGCTGATTTTATTTGCAGGAAAAAACGGTATTCAATCGTTGGAAGTCGAAGAAGGTTTTGTCAAGCAAATGGTGAATGGAGTGGCAAACCGACACTTTGTAAAGGTATATCCGTTCATCGCTCTTTTTTAAAGGGACAAGCTTcgttttttttgcgtttttcagcGATGCGATGGCGAGCGCGAGGCGTGAACGAGGACAGCGTGGGGGAGCGAGACGCCTGGTAGGCGTGTGTCACTTGTTGCGCTCGCTACGCGCTCGCCACCGCTTGCTTAGAGGAAAAAAACGCTTGTCCTACAAGTTAATGCAGTCCCTTTTCGACTGAGTGTTGTAAAAACCATTAACATCAAATAACGCTAGAACGTTATCAATGTGCATTCAGCCCATTGCAGTAACCCAGGAGTGCCAGCCGGGGGGCGGAGAATCGGGAACAACTTTAGGCATGCAAAACAAGTGAGTTTCCAGTGTCAAAAATCACTGAAGATTCAAGGGCCCAGGAGAATCATCTGTTACGATGGCAGCTGGAGTGACCGTAAACCCAAGTGTCTGCCCCCCTCGCAAGTGAAAGGTAATACATTGTTTATCTGCCTCTCCTTTCAATCTTTCTTCGGAAAACCACCACATCAGTCAATCCACAGAAGTATTTTTGTTCCTTCCCCTTTCCtccattttttttcaccttttttcaatGGCTTTGCATTTCAAAGAAAacgccccctccccctccttaaATAAAACTGTGGgactgaaaataatttgttggtAAAGGAATTAGGCGAAGAGctagagttaaaaaaattacttgctCAATTGTAACACTGCCGCATTTGTCATTTTTAGATTATTCCAAATGCGGTGAAAGGAAGAGAATCCGCCTTTCTCGAATGGTGGGTGGTGTTATCAGCACCCACGGGATGTGGCCTTGGCAAGCTGGACTTTATCGAATTGACCAAACGACCGGTGAGATATGTAATGATGCCTAACATTGTACCCTTTTTTTCCGAAGGCTCCTTCTCAGTTCAACAACTTTCACAAAACTAAGTGGGATGCCAAATCTAACGGGGCGCTCGGAATAGGTGCGGAAAAGAATGGACAACACGGAATACCGGACGAGTGTATGAATAGGGAACTCTCTGCTTTTCTGACACATTCCCGAATGATTAACTCAAAAATCCCCAAGGAGAATACGAGCTAATAAGATGAACTGTTCCGGAGACACCTTTTGCATCTAGTCGTATTTATCTCATACTGTACGAACAACTACCAATAATCCAAGTGAGCAACAAGAAAACCGAAAATATCATAATGGCGAGGCTccttcagttgataataatcgATGCGGTTGCTTTCTTATTCCTTCAGCGCAATCTGTCCTTCCTCATCCCTGTTTTCCTCGTGCTGACGTGGAGCTGCGCGTTTGATTTAGAGATTGTTTTCGTTTAGTTTgatatttgcattttgtatGTAGGAAAAGAACATTTTCTCTGTGGAGCTGCCCTTATCACTCGACAGTGGATAATCACTGCTGCCCACTGCTTCATGTACACACACGCGGATGACCACGTTAGAAAATCTCTCATTTCACCCCCGGAAATGTAAGTTTCCTCTATATTTGACTTTGACGTAATCAGAAAGAATTCAGACTTAAACCACTTAAACTTTCATCGTTTGCTCCACGACTTTCGCAATTTTTCTGTGGTTCGTTTTAGTTTGAGGCCGATTTTTCTGAGAGCGCTACACGCCTCTACGACGCCTCTAACTGAAGTGGGTTTTCTCTTCAGGTACAAGATTAAGGTCGGTGACAGTGTGCGCACCATAGAAGAAGCCTCGGAACGAGTGTATTTTGCGACCAAAATAATCATGCATCCCAAATACCACGACGAATACAAAGAAAACGATATTGCCTTAGTCAAGTTATCTTTCAGAGTCACACTTACTCGGAATGTACGTAAAGTTTGCCTTCCACAAGCAGAAAACAGCACGTCATACCACGAAAATGCAACACCTGGAGCTCATGGATTTGTTGCTGGTTGGGGAGCCACCCAAGTGCTTAATCCAGGAGAGACAGCCGACTCGAAGTATTCCTCATCAGCGGTATTAAGATCCgctcattttcaaattcaagacTCGAAACTCTGCCAGAACTCTACTGATTATCACTTTAACGACTCGTTAGAATTTTGCGCTGGAAGCGATAGAAATGGAATCGGACCATGCACGGGCGACAGTGGAGGGCCTTTTGTTATGAGGGTGTTGAAGGGCGGTGCATGGAAGTGGGTCGCTGTAGGTCTTGTTAGCTGGGGAGAGGGCTGTGGTATTTACGGTCGATATACATTCTACACCAAGTTAGCTCCCTATGTTGACTGGATTAATCAGCATGTTCGTAAGTAGATGAGAGTTAAAAAAGCGTTAAAAAGCTACTGCATTATTTTCTCTTAGCCGAAG is a window encoding:
- the LOC131772900 gene encoding coagulation factor X; translated protein: MDLTIVKDKARIITKMTPTNVLQILVLCVCIFLPQVKASSCGPPPLPSNAAIRSESTKPTSSGYSKGTVILYTCKPGYQRLSGLVLVKCLGTTWTKLTFTCVASKECRSPRVPKNGKRFGSAYSVGQRVRFSCETGFVLQGAAVIECLKNKTWNKAAPTCEVVDCGSLPDPAHGMKIKETKTTFGGRADFICRKKRYSIVGSRRRFCQANGEWSGKPTLCKAHCSNPGVPAGGRRIGNNFRHAKQVSFQCQKSLKIQGPRRIICYDGSWSDRKPKCLPPSQVKDYSKCGERKRIRLSRMVGGVISTHGMWPWQAGLYRIDQTTGKEHFLCGAALITRQWIITAAHCFMYTHADDHVRKSLISPPEMYKIKVGDSVRTIEEASERVYFATKIIMHPKYHDEYKENDIALVKLSFRVTLTRNVRKVCLPQAENSTSYHENATPGAHGFVAGWGATQVLNPGETADSKYSSSAVLRSAHFQIQDSKLCQNSTDYHFNDSLEFCAGSDRNGIGPCTGDSGGPFVMRVLKGGAWKWVAVGLVSWGEGCGIYGRYTFYTKLAPYVDWINQHVRK